The Pseudanabaena galeata CCNP1313 genome includes a region encoding these proteins:
- a CDS encoding phycobilisome rod-core linker polypeptide yields the protein MDTHTPITIDRKSTETDRQIALRQIYTQVLERQPYEFERKEIAKLEKDFLKGKLGVRHFIGELVMSSVYLKSFYRDCSNLKFVEWSFKHLLGRAIQGHEEIAKYMDLLMMKGVSAFFYEILGSEEYRKAFGCFTIPYARDVKFYDSPRNYLQTDLLQHEHVGQRGKVIPTIYWQQLGMDCETGTCVMPDSETSQHYAYQDVAEKAKVKEPVSKVLNEEIEDLLQMLQNSDARQVLQSMNENQRSLLRNLAK from the coding sequence ATGGATACCCATACCCCCATCACAATTGATCGCAAGTCCACAGAAACAGATCGTCAAATCGCTCTTCGTCAAATCTATACTCAAGTGCTTGAACGACAGCCCTATGAATTTGAACGCAAAGAGATTGCCAAGCTTGAAAAAGATTTTCTCAAAGGCAAACTTGGTGTGCGACATTTCATTGGCGAACTAGTCATGTCATCTGTTTATCTTAAAAGTTTTTATCGAGACTGTTCTAACCTCAAGTTTGTAGAATGGAGCTTTAAGCATCTGCTTGGAAGAGCTATCCAAGGGCATGAGGAGATTGCCAAGTATATGGATTTACTGATGATGAAAGGTGTATCCGCATTTTTTTATGAGATTCTTGGCTCCGAAGAATATCGTAAAGCATTTGGCTGTTTTACTATTCCCTATGCCCGTGATGTCAAATTCTATGACTCACCTCGTAACTATCTCCAAACGGATCTCCTCCAGCATGAGCATGTGGGTCAACGTGGTAAGGTCATTCCTACCATTTATTGGCAGCAATTAGGTATGGATTGTGAGACAGGTACTTGTGTGATGCCTGATTCTGAGACTTCTCAACATTATGCATATCAAGATGTTGCAGAAAAAGCTAAGGTGAAAGAGCCAGTTTCTAAAGTGCTAAACGAAGAAATTGAAGATCTTCTCCAAATGTTGCAAAACAGTGATGCTAGA
- a CDS encoding globin family protein — MLTMNRTLDAKITSIDHAYLNDNDLVNLERFANSFSLRVKTYNLLRDRADEITIKALKLLAQQYPELVQKQLQRCKYDMSNVIRYTSLSVLRDDELFFRETLMDWLANIIHSYQIAKECSTAYRLLQSVIEETLPVECSALVKPYSEMAIAALLNA, encoded by the coding sequence ATGCTAACAATGAATCGTACTTTAGATGCAAAAATTACGAGTATTGATCATGCTTATCTAAATGATAATGATTTGGTCAATTTAGAGCGTTTTGCTAATAGCTTTTCATTGCGTGTCAAGACTTATAATCTCTTGCGCGATCGCGCCGATGAAATCACGATCAAAGCACTCAAACTCTTGGCTCAGCAGTATCCTGAATTAGTTCAGAAACAGTTGCAACGTTGTAAATATGACATGTCGAACGTCATTCGTTATACATCGCTATCCGTATTACGTGATGACGAACTGTTTTTTCGTGAAACCTTGATGGATTGGTTAGCAAATATCATCCATTCCTATCAAATTGCTAAAGAATGTTCTACTGCTTATCGTCTATTGCAATCGGTCATTGAAGAGACATTGCCTGTTGAATGCTCAGCTTTGGTAAAGCCCTATTCAGAAATGGCTATAGCAGCATTGCTCAATGCTTAA
- a CDS encoding mechanosensitive ion channel, translating into MSISLLRCGMHDFPSFVLAQASTTTSFSLENLLKPDGIVFQLVFAIAILVGGWVVAIFFASMTEGLLKRTNIDNKLANWLTGSRSSSLPIEKWAATTVFWIIILFTLVGFFQFLRLDAVATPLNSLLAQVASFLPKLGGAAILAGIAWILATVSKAIVGRFLRTAQIDTKVNESVGDTTTEVMPLSETLSSALYWFILLLFLPLVLDTLGLVQALQPLQNLVNQILSALPKILKALMIGGIGWLVAQVVKRIVTNLLATSGADRFLQRWTPNQTEYTLSQVVGNFIYVLILIPTAISTLEALEVGAISRPATAMLDQVLRFLPQVFVASAILTIAYFFGQFARDIVSGILTGLGFNNILQWLGFPAIAATSQSSTAPTEDTDNNAITSLPTQTPSQIVGIIVFLAIMLVAIATATDVLQINALTRIVFGVLLVAGQVLSGVVIFAIGLYLANLAFNLITSTGGRQARILGHAARISIVALITAMALKQMGIASNIVDLAFGLLTGAIAVAIAVAFGLGGKDIASQQLREWLESFKRND; encoded by the coding sequence TGGTGGTTGGGTAGTTGCCATATTTTTCGCTTCCATGACTGAGGGTTTGCTGAAACGTACAAATATTGATAATAAGCTAGCGAACTGGTTAACAGGTTCCCGCAGTAGTAGTCTACCGATTGAGAAATGGGCAGCCACTACGGTTTTTTGGATTATTATCCTGTTCACTTTAGTGGGTTTCTTCCAATTCCTCCGATTAGATGCGGTTGCTACTCCATTAAATAGTCTACTGGCGCAAGTTGCATCATTTTTACCTAAGCTCGGTGGTGCAGCGATCCTTGCAGGTATCGCTTGGATCTTAGCAACTGTCAGCAAAGCCATTGTCGGACGCTTTTTGCGAACGGCTCAAATTGATACGAAGGTTAATGAGAGTGTTGGGGATACCACCACAGAGGTAATGCCTCTCAGTGAGACTCTATCTTCAGCTTTGTATTGGTTTATTCTGTTACTTTTTCTGCCATTAGTTCTAGATACACTTGGCTTAGTTCAGGCACTTCAACCTTTACAAAATCTCGTCAATCAGATCTTGAGCGCTCTACCCAAAATCCTCAAAGCATTGATGATTGGTGGTATTGGCTGGTTGGTTGCTCAAGTTGTAAAGCGAATTGTCACAAATCTCTTAGCTACTAGTGGGGCTGATCGTTTTCTTCAGCGCTGGACTCCTAATCAAACGGAATATACCCTATCTCAAGTAGTTGGGAACTTCATTTATGTATTGATTCTGATTCCTACAGCCATATCTACTTTAGAAGCATTAGAGGTTGGTGCAATTTCTCGTCCAGCAACAGCAATGCTTGATCAAGTGTTGCGCTTCTTACCTCAGGTGTTTGTGGCTAGTGCGATTCTCACGATCGCCTATTTCTTTGGTCAGTTTGCGAGAGATATTGTTTCTGGAATTCTTACAGGATTAGGCTTTAATAATATTTTGCAATGGTTGGGATTTCCCGCGATCGCGGCAACTTCGCAAAGTAGCACAGCTCCAACTGAAGATACAGACAACAATGCTATAACTTCTCTTCCCACCCAAACACCCTCACAAATTGTTGGTATCATCGTATTTCTAGCAATTATGCTAGTAGCGATCGCTACAGCTACCGATGTTTTACAGATTAATGCGTTGACCCGTATTGTCTTCGGGGTATTGTTAGTGGCTGGTCAAGTTTTAAGCGGAGTAGTGATTTTCGCGATCGGCTTGTACCTTGCTAATCTTGCCTTTAACCTGATTACCAGTACTGGTGGAAGACAGGCTCGAATCCTCGGTCATGCGGCAAGAATTTCTATTGTTGCGCTAATTACGGCGATGGCTCTAAAGCAAATGGGTATCGCTAGTAATATCGTTGATCTAGCCTTTGGATTATTAACTGGGGCAATTGCCGTAGCAATCGCGGTAGCCTTTGGACTCGGCGGTAAAGATATTGCTTCTCAACAGTTGCGCGAATGGCTGGAGTCATTCAAGCGGAACGACTAA